One Rosa chinensis cultivar Old Blush chromosome 3, RchiOBHm-V2, whole genome shotgun sequence DNA window includes the following coding sequences:
- the LOC112193153 gene encoding putative calcium-transporting ATPase 11, plasma membrane-type isoform X1, whose protein sequence is MESYLHKDFKIQPKHRSPEASRNWKKAVGLIVKNRARRFRHVPDPDKRAEGERKKKEIQEKIRVALYVQKAALTFIEAGGSQPVTDQVEYKLSEEAEKEGFSIHPDELASIIRSHDIKVLKRHGGVYGILIKVSVVLDEGVRSSSIPTRQNVYGLNRYTEKPPRSFLVFVWEALQDLTLIILMVCAVVSIGVGLATDGWPEGMYDGVGILLSIALVVLVTAISDYRQSMQFKDLDREKKKIFIQVTRDGKRQKVSIYDLLVGDIVHLAVGDLVPADGLFISGYSLLIDESSLSGESEPVNVYEEKPFLLSGTKVQDGSGKMLVTTVGMRTEWGKLMETLSEGGEDETPLQVKLNGVATIIGKIGLAFAVVTFLVLTVRYLVEKALSNEITDWSSTDAVTLLNYFAIAVTIIVVAVPEGLPLAVTLSLAFAMKKLMNDKALVRHLSACETMGSASCICTDKTGTLTTNHMVVTKIWIGDKSINVKGNESKDVVKSEISGALDILLQVIFQNTSSEVIKDEGKTSILGTPTESALLEFGLLLGGDFDALRREFKIIKMEPFNSVRKKMSVLIAHPDGGIRAFCKGASEIVLGMCNKVIDCNGESVDLSQKEANNITDVINSFASEALRTLCLAFKDIHDSSINNDIPNDGYTLIAVVGIKDPVRPGVKEAVQTCLAAGITVRMVTGDNINTAKAIARECGILTEDGLAIEGPEFRNMSPADMKAVIPRIQVMARSLPLDKHTLVKNLRNTFQEVVAVTGDGTNDAPALHEADIGLAMGIAGTEVAKESADVIVLDDNFSTVVNVARWGRSVYINIQKFVQFQLTVNVVALMINFVSACVSGDAPLTAVQLLWVNMIMDTLGALALATEPPNEGLMKRPPVSRGTSFITRPMWRNIIGQSIYQLAVLGVLDFRGTQLLGLTGSDATDILDTVIFNAFVFCQVFNQINSRDIEKINIFRGMFDSWVFLGVMVCTVGFQIVLVEFLGAFASTVPLSWQLWLLCIILGLISMPVAVVVKCIPVESKVKTPDGYEAIPDGPGLV, encoded by the exons GAAAAAATTCGAGTTGCTCTTTATGTTCAAAAAGCAGCACTAACATTCATTGAGG CTGGAGGTAGTCAACCAGTTACTGATCAGGTTGAATACAAACTGTCTGAAGAGGCCGAAAAAGAGGGTTTCAGCATTCACCCAGATGAACTTGCATCAATCATACGCAGCCATGATATTAAGGTCTTGAAAAGACACGGTGGAGTTTATGGGATTTTAATAAAAGTATCCGTAGTACTAGATGAAGGTGTCAGGAGTAGCAGTATACCAACAAGGCAAAATGTTTATGGCTTAAACCGCTATACGGAGAAACCTCCCCGATCATTCTTGGTGTTTGTATGGGAAGCTCTACAGGATTTAACTTTAATTATTCTTATGGTTTGTGCCGTGGTTTCAATTGGAGTGGGACTTGCTACTGACGGGTGGCCAGAAGGCATGTATGATGGGGTGGGAATTTTACTCAGTATAGCTTTAGTTGTTTTGGTCACTGCCATTAGTGATTACAGGCAGTCCATGCAATTCAAGGATTTGGAcagggagaagaaaaagattttTATTCAGGTCACTAGGGATGGGAAAAGACAAAAAGTTTCCATTTATGATTTGCTGGTGGGAGATATTGTTCATTTAGCAGTGGGTGACCTTGTTCCAGCAGATGGACTTTTCATATCAGGATACAGCTTGTTGATTGATGAGTCAAGCTTGTCAGGTGAGAGTGAGCCAGTGAATGTGTATGAAGAAAAGCCTTTTCTTCTTTCGGGAACCAAAGTGCAAGATGGGTCAGGGAAAATGCTGGTAACAACAGTTGGTATGAGGACCGAATGGGGAAAGTTGATGGAAACCCTGAGTGAGGGAGGAGAAGATGAGACCCCACTGCAGGTGAAGCTGAATGGTGTTGCTACAATTATTGGTAAAATTGGTTTGGCTTTCGCTGTGGTGACATTTTTGGTTTTGACAGTAAGATATTTGGTGGAAAAAGCACTTAGCAATGAGATCACAGATTGGTCTTCAACTGATGCTGTAACACTTTTGAACTACTTTGCCATTGCAGTAACTATAATTGTTGTTGCAGTTCCTGAAGGTTTACCATTGGCAGTAACACTGAGTCTTGCTTTTGCAATGAAGAAATTAATGAATGATAAGGCACTTGTGAGGCATCTCTCAGCCTGTGAGACAATGGGTTCTGCTAGTTGCATATGCACGGATAAAACAGGAACATTAACCACAAACCATATGGTAGTTACCAAGATATGGATAGGTGACAAATCTATAAATGTAAAAGGTAATGAAAGTAAAGACGTAGTAAAATCAGAAATTTCTGGAGCACTGGACATCCTATTGCAGGttatatttcaaaatacaagCTCTGAGGTTATCAAGGATGAGGGAAAGACCTCCATTTTGGGAACACCAACAGAGTCAGCATTATTAGAATTTGGTTTGCTTTTGGGTGGCGATTTTGATGCCCTGCGCAGAGAGTTTAAGATTATTAAGATGGAACCTTTCAATTCTGTTAGGAAGAAGATGTCTGTGCTCATCGCTCATCCTGATGGTGGGATAAGAGCTTTTTGCAAAGGTGCATCTGAAATAGTATTGGGAATGTGCAACAAAGTTATTGACTGTAATGGAGAATCTGTTGATCTCTCCCAAAAAGAGGCAAATAATATCACAGATGTCATAAATTCTTTTGCTTCTGAAGCATTAAGAACTCTCTGCTTGGCTTTTAAAGATATACATGACTCTTCCATCAACAATGACATCCCCAATGATGGCTACACATTGATAGCAGTTGTAGGAATCAAGGACCCTGTGCGTCCTGGGGTGAAGGAAGCAGTCCAAACTTGTTTGGCTGCTGGGATAACTGTCCGAATGGTCACAGGTGACAATATAAATACTGCTAAAGCCATAGCTAGAGAATGTGGCATACTCACAGAGGATGGTTTGGCAATAGAAGGACCAGAATTTCGTAACATGTCTCCTGCAGATATGAAAGCTGTTATACCGAGGATTCAG GTGATGGCCCGATCCTTACCATTGGATAAGCACACCTTGGTGAAGAATTTGAGGAATACATTCCAGGAGGTAGTTGCAGTTACAGGTGATGGGACCAATGACGCTCCTGCTTTGCATGAGGCAGACATTGGACTTGCTATGGGCATAGCAGGCACAGAG GTTGCTAAAGAAAGTGCTGATGTCATCGTATTGGATGACAATTTTAGTACTGTAGTAAATGTGGCCAGATGGGGACGTTCAGTGTACATAAACATTCAAAAGTTTGTCCAGTTCCAGTTAACGGTTAACGTTGTTGCTCTGATGATCAATTTTGTTTCTGCATGTGTATCAG GAGATGCTCCCCTTACTGCTGTGCAATTACTCTGGGTCAACATGATTATGGACACTCTTGGTGCTTTGGCACTGGCTACAGAGCCTCCAAATGAAGGACTGATGAAAAGGCCCCCTGTTTCAAGGGGTACAAGCTTCATCACCAGGCCCATGTGGAGGAATATCATTGGTCAGAGCATTTATCAATTGGCTGTTCTTGGAGTTCTCGATTTCCGTGGAACGCAGCTGCTAGGACTCACTGGTTCAGATGCAACTGATATTCTTGACACTGTGATATTCAATGCATTCGTGTTCTGCCAG GTGTTCAATCAGATAAACAGCCGTGATATAGAGAAGATAAACATATTCCGTGGAATGTTTGACAGCTGGGTATTCCTAGGGGTCATGGTTTGCACAGTGGGCTTCCAAATTGTCCTAGTAGAGTTCTTGGGCGCGTTTGCTAGCACTGTACCACTGAGCTGGCAACTATGGTTACTCTGCATTATACTTGGATTGATTAGCATGCCTGTTGCAGTTGTCGTGAAATGCATACCAGTTGAAAGCAAAGTTAAAACCCCTGATGGCTATGAAGCTATCCCTGATGGTCCTGGCCTTGTTTGA
- the LOC112193153 gene encoding putative calcium-transporting ATPase 11, plasma membrane-type isoform X2, protein MESYLHKDFKIQPKHRSPEASRNWKKAVGLIVKNRARRFRHVPDPDKRAEGERKKKEIQEKIRVALYVQKAALTFIEAGGSQPVTDQVEYKLSEEAEKEGFSIHPDELASIIRSHDIKVLKRHGGVYGILIKVSVVLDEGVRSSSIPTRQNVYGLNRYTEKPPRSFLVFVWEALQDLTLIILMVCAVVSIGVGLATDGWPEGMYDGVGILLSIALVVLVTAISDYRQSMQFKDLDREKKKIFIQVTRDGKRQKVSIYDLLVGDIVHLAVGDLVPADGLFISGYSLLIDESSLSGESEPVNVYEEKPFLLSGTKVQDGSGKMLVTTVGMRTEWGKLMETLSEGGEDETPLQVKLNGVATIIGKIGLAFAVVTFLVLTVRYLVEKALSNEITDWSSTDAVTLLNYFAIAVTIIVVAVPEGLPLAVTLSLAFAMKKLMNDKALVRHLSACETMGSASCICTDKTGTLTTNHMVVTKIWIGDKSINVKGNESKDVVKSEISGALDILLQVIFQNTSSEVIKDEGKTSILGTPTESALLEFGLLLGGDFDALRREFKIIKMEPFNSVRKKMSVLIAHPDGGIRAFCKGASEIVLGMCNKVIDCNGESVDLSQKEANNITDVINSFASEALRTLCLAFKDIHDSSINNDIPNDGYTLIAVVGIKDPVRPGVKEAVQTCLAAGITVRMVTGDNINTAKAIARECGILTEDGLAIEGPEFRNMSPADMKAVIPRIQVMARSLPLDKHTLVKNLRNTFQEVVAVTGDGTNDAPALHEADIGLAMGIAGTEVSGFWPIFFHAIPFTFMLMKFHTTFRRCSPYCCAITLGQHDYGHSWCFGTGYRASK, encoded by the exons GAAAAAATTCGAGTTGCTCTTTATGTTCAAAAAGCAGCACTAACATTCATTGAGG CTGGAGGTAGTCAACCAGTTACTGATCAGGTTGAATACAAACTGTCTGAAGAGGCCGAAAAAGAGGGTTTCAGCATTCACCCAGATGAACTTGCATCAATCATACGCAGCCATGATATTAAGGTCTTGAAAAGACACGGTGGAGTTTATGGGATTTTAATAAAAGTATCCGTAGTACTAGATGAAGGTGTCAGGAGTAGCAGTATACCAACAAGGCAAAATGTTTATGGCTTAAACCGCTATACGGAGAAACCTCCCCGATCATTCTTGGTGTTTGTATGGGAAGCTCTACAGGATTTAACTTTAATTATTCTTATGGTTTGTGCCGTGGTTTCAATTGGAGTGGGACTTGCTACTGACGGGTGGCCAGAAGGCATGTATGATGGGGTGGGAATTTTACTCAGTATAGCTTTAGTTGTTTTGGTCACTGCCATTAGTGATTACAGGCAGTCCATGCAATTCAAGGATTTGGAcagggagaagaaaaagattttTATTCAGGTCACTAGGGATGGGAAAAGACAAAAAGTTTCCATTTATGATTTGCTGGTGGGAGATATTGTTCATTTAGCAGTGGGTGACCTTGTTCCAGCAGATGGACTTTTCATATCAGGATACAGCTTGTTGATTGATGAGTCAAGCTTGTCAGGTGAGAGTGAGCCAGTGAATGTGTATGAAGAAAAGCCTTTTCTTCTTTCGGGAACCAAAGTGCAAGATGGGTCAGGGAAAATGCTGGTAACAACAGTTGGTATGAGGACCGAATGGGGAAAGTTGATGGAAACCCTGAGTGAGGGAGGAGAAGATGAGACCCCACTGCAGGTGAAGCTGAATGGTGTTGCTACAATTATTGGTAAAATTGGTTTGGCTTTCGCTGTGGTGACATTTTTGGTTTTGACAGTAAGATATTTGGTGGAAAAAGCACTTAGCAATGAGATCACAGATTGGTCTTCAACTGATGCTGTAACACTTTTGAACTACTTTGCCATTGCAGTAACTATAATTGTTGTTGCAGTTCCTGAAGGTTTACCATTGGCAGTAACACTGAGTCTTGCTTTTGCAATGAAGAAATTAATGAATGATAAGGCACTTGTGAGGCATCTCTCAGCCTGTGAGACAATGGGTTCTGCTAGTTGCATATGCACGGATAAAACAGGAACATTAACCACAAACCATATGGTAGTTACCAAGATATGGATAGGTGACAAATCTATAAATGTAAAAGGTAATGAAAGTAAAGACGTAGTAAAATCAGAAATTTCTGGAGCACTGGACATCCTATTGCAGGttatatttcaaaatacaagCTCTGAGGTTATCAAGGATGAGGGAAAGACCTCCATTTTGGGAACACCAACAGAGTCAGCATTATTAGAATTTGGTTTGCTTTTGGGTGGCGATTTTGATGCCCTGCGCAGAGAGTTTAAGATTATTAAGATGGAACCTTTCAATTCTGTTAGGAAGAAGATGTCTGTGCTCATCGCTCATCCTGATGGTGGGATAAGAGCTTTTTGCAAAGGTGCATCTGAAATAGTATTGGGAATGTGCAACAAAGTTATTGACTGTAATGGAGAATCTGTTGATCTCTCCCAAAAAGAGGCAAATAATATCACAGATGTCATAAATTCTTTTGCTTCTGAAGCATTAAGAACTCTCTGCTTGGCTTTTAAAGATATACATGACTCTTCCATCAACAATGACATCCCCAATGATGGCTACACATTGATAGCAGTTGTAGGAATCAAGGACCCTGTGCGTCCTGGGGTGAAGGAAGCAGTCCAAACTTGTTTGGCTGCTGGGATAACTGTCCGAATGGTCACAGGTGACAATATAAATACTGCTAAAGCCATAGCTAGAGAATGTGGCATACTCACAGAGGATGGTTTGGCAATAGAAGGACCAGAATTTCGTAACATGTCTCCTGCAGATATGAAAGCTGTTATACCGAGGATTCAG GTGATGGCCCGATCCTTACCATTGGATAAGCACACCTTGGTGAAGAATTTGAGGAATACATTCCAGGAGGTAGTTGCAGTTACAGGTGATGGGACCAATGACGCTCCTGCTTTGCATGAGGCAGACATTGGACTTGCTATGGGCATAGCAGGCACAGAG GTATCTGGGTTCTGGCCAATTTTCTTCCATGCAATCCCATTTACATTTATGTTGATGAAATTTCACACAACTTTCAGGAGATGCTCCCCTTACTGCTGTGCAATTACTCTGGGTCAACATGATTATGGACACTCTTGGTGCTTTGGCACTGGCTACAGAGCCTCCAAATGA
- the LOC112191419 gene encoding UDP-URONIC ACID TRANSPORTER 1, giving the protein MSSKKQAIFISSLVILWYSSNIGVLLLNKFLLSNYGFRFPIFLTMCHMSACAILSYVSIVFLKIVPLQTLKSRSQFVKIATLGIVFCGSVVGGNISLRYLAVSFNQAVGATTPFFTALFAYLATLKREAWVTYAALVPVVTGVVIASGGEPSFHFFGFVVCISATAARAFKSVLQGILLSSDGEKLNSMNLLLYMSPIAILVLLPAALIMEPNVVEVTLSLGREHKFMWLLLLVNSVMAYSANLTNFLVTKHTSALTLQVLGNAKGAVAVVISILLFKNPVTVIGIGGYMITVMGVVAYGEAKRRFR; this is encoded by the exons ATGTCCTCAAAGAAACAAGCCATTTTCATCTCCTCCCTCGTAATCCTCTGGTACTCATCAAACATCGGTGTCCTCCTACTCAACAAGTTCCTGCTCTCCAACTATGGCTTCAGATTCCCAATCTTCCTCACAATGTGCCACATGTCCGCCTGCGCCATTCTCAGCTACGTTTCCATCGTCTTCCTCAAGATTGTGCCTTTGCAGACCCTCAAATCCAGGTCCCAGTTCGTCAAGATCGCCACTTTGGGCATTGTCTTTTGTGGGTCTGTTGTGGGTGGCAACATTTCTCTCAGATACCTCGCTGTCTCCTTCAATCAGGCTGTCGGTGCTACGACGCCGTTTTTCACTGCCCTTTTTGCGTATTTGGCGACCCTTAAGAGGGAGGCTTGGGTCACCTACGCTGCTCTTGTGCCCGTTGTTACTGGAGTTGTGATTGCTAGTGGG GGTGAGCCGAGTTTTCACTTCTTTGGATTTGTTGTGTGCATTAGTGCAACTGCTGCAAGGGCATTTAAATCTGTTCTTCAGGGTATCCTACTTTCTTCTGACGG GGAAAAGCTGAACTCTATGAATTTGCTGCTTTATATGTCACCAATTGCTATTCTAGTATTATTGCCTGCTGCACTTATTATGGAGCCCAATGTTGTAGAGGTCACTCTGTCACTCGGAAGGGAGCATAAATTCATGTGGTTACTTCTTTTGGTTAATTCAGTAATGGCCTATTCGGCTAATTTGACAAATTTCTTGGTGACGAAGCATACAAGTGCACTAACACTTCAG GTATTAGGCAATGCAAAAGGTGCTGTGGCCGTTGTTATCTCAATTCTTCTATTCAAGAACCCTGTCACCGTTATCGGCATTGGCGGTTACATGATAACTGTTATGGGGGTTGTTGCTTATGGAGAAGCAAAGCGAAGGTTTAGATAA